In Saccharolobus solfataricus, a genomic segment contains:
- a CDS encoding N-acyl homoserine lactonase family protein, whose product MSVSKIYLLDHGKISADLAWFLPNPMTIEDMKNPKPRNWVDVSVMSAVIEHKDGVILFDTGIPDNVSGKWPQIALSVFPVTKYSEENKMENQLKKIGYKPEDIHFIILSHLHLDHTGSLELFKNSKPDVIVHEKELKYALLNLWLNKPVPYLLRDLEILREMNIVPMSTEYLEILPGVELLLIGGHTPGSILLKVRTQNDNNYIFTGDFIHVPEELSFESKGWLLGNAEEYYTRIRLLKSMQKLPRTNIIISHDPKLWEKYPKAPKELK is encoded by the coding sequence ATGAGTGTAAGTAAAATTTACCTTTTAGATCACGGAAAAATTAGCGCAGATCTAGCGTGGTTCCTTCCGAATCCAATGACAATAGAGGACATGAAGAATCCTAAACCTCGAAATTGGGTTGACGTAAGTGTAATGAGTGCAGTAATTGAACATAAGGATGGCGTAATACTCTTCGATACTGGAATACCAGATAATGTAAGTGGGAAATGGCCTCAGATTGCGTTGAGTGTATTTCCAGTTACTAAATATTCAGAAGAAAATAAAATGGAAAATCAGTTAAAGAAAATTGGGTATAAACCAGAAGATATACACTTTATAATACTTTCTCATTTACATTTGGATCATACTGGAAGTCTAGAGCTATTTAAGAACTCTAAACCTGATGTAATTGTTCACGAGAAAGAATTAAAGTACGCATTACTAAATTTGTGGTTAAATAAACCTGTTCCTTATCTATTAAGAGATTTAGAGATCTTACGAGAAATGAACATTGTCCCAATGTCTACCGAGTATTTGGAAATACTGCCCGGCGTTGAATTGCTCTTGATTGGGGGACATACACCTGGGTCAATATTGCTAAAGGTAAGAACGCAAAATGATAACAATTATATATTTACTGGAGATTTCATACATGTCCCAGAAGAATTAAGCTTTGAAAGTAAAGGCTGGTTATTGGGCAATGCAGAAGAATACTATACTAGAATAAGGCTTCTTAAATCAATGCAAAAGTTACCTAGAACGAATATAATAATCTCACATGATCCGAAACTATGGGAGAAGTATCCAAAAGCTCCAAAAGAACTAAAATAG
- a CDS encoding M20 family metallopeptidase, with translation MSKIDEIIEELRGEIVDFLKELIRIPTENPPGLNYEKIVNVIKNKLDEFGYKTQVIEPTDEELKSLIRFGYGKRPNLVGYLGNGNNRIAFNAHYDVVPAGEGWSVDPYKGIEKDGKIYGRGASDMKSGIVAQIYAIEMLRRAKLLPSNIQVIQTIVPDEETVGNRNAGTYYLVQKGIFKNVNYVIFTEPTGPDNVCNGHRGAIWAIVRVYGKKSHGGFPQLGIDAVKATSLMIEELYKAIPDIVSKYEISPESGKKPTILVGVVKCGTWVNTVADYCEFSIVRRLIPEENLEEVRHSIIRVLDNISKSTGVRYEYDEFYAVNTMRCDDERLISALREKIREVRGVEARTVLSAGTFDIRFTINEGIKSINYGPGRIELAHANDEYIYVKDLLDSIKVLGLLVLELSNKTK, from the coding sequence ATGTCAAAAATTGATGAGATTATTGAAGAACTAAGAGGGGAGATAGTCGATTTTTTAAAGGAGTTGATAAGAATCCCCACTGAGAATCCCCCTGGATTGAATTATGAGAAAATTGTTAATGTTATAAAAAATAAATTGGATGAATTTGGTTATAAAACTCAAGTAATAGAGCCCACTGATGAAGAGTTGAAAAGTCTGATTAGATTTGGTTATGGTAAAAGACCTAATCTAGTTGGATATTTAGGTAATGGTAACAATAGAATAGCCTTTAACGCTCATTACGATGTAGTCCCTGCAGGAGAGGGATGGAGTGTAGATCCCTATAAAGGAATAGAGAAGGACGGTAAAATTTACGGGAGAGGTGCCTCAGATATGAAGTCTGGTATAGTTGCGCAAATTTACGCAATAGAGATGTTAAGGAGAGCTAAACTGTTACCATCAAATATCCAAGTGATTCAAACAATTGTTCCAGATGAGGAAACTGTCGGTAATAGGAATGCAGGAACTTATTATTTGGTCCAAAAGGGTATATTTAAGAATGTAAATTACGTCATATTCACTGAGCCTACTGGGCCAGATAATGTGTGTAATGGTCATAGGGGTGCAATATGGGCTATTGTAAGGGTTTATGGTAAGAAAAGTCATGGTGGGTTTCCACAGTTGGGAATCGATGCGGTTAAAGCTACCTCCCTAATGATAGAAGAGCTTTATAAGGCAATTCCCGATATTGTATCTAAATACGAGATATCTCCAGAGTCGGGTAAAAAGCCTACCATATTAGTTGGCGTGGTTAAATGCGGAACATGGGTAAATACGGTAGCGGACTATTGTGAATTTAGTATAGTAAGAAGGCTAATCCCAGAGGAAAATTTAGAGGAGGTGAGACATAGCATAATTAGGGTTTTGGATAACATAAGTAAAAGTACTGGAGTAAGGTACGAATATGACGAATTTTATGCGGTAAATACTATGCGTTGCGATGATGAGAGATTAATAAGTGCATTGAGGGAAAAGATTAGAGAGGTAAGAGGAGTTGAGGCTAGAACCGTATTATCAGCAGGGACATTTGATATTAGATTCACTATTAATGAAGGGATAAAAAGTATTAATTACGGTCCAGGAAGAATTGAGCTAGCTCATGCTAATGATGAGTACATATATGTGAAGGACCTACTGGATTCCATCAAGGTTTTAGGACTATTAGTATTAGAACTATCCAATAAGACGAAATAA